From the genome of Sporomusa sphaeroides DSM 2875:
CCCGGACTTTTTGCCTGACTTCCGGCTGGATGCTCAAATGGCGGGAAATTTTCGACACCGGCTGGGGTGTGGATGAGGTTGCCATGCGCCAGAGTTTTGCCTGTTATGACAGGATATTGTTTACAGATACCGGTGTAAGCGAAATTACCGATGAACAACTGCTGGATTTTTTTGAACATACCCGGATTCCCATTGAAGTGGAGCAAGGAGGATTGGCCGCTTTTAAAGCGGCTATTACAACAGCCATCCGGCAAGCCATATTGACCGGGAAACAAGGGCAGGTATGACGAGTCCGCAAAAAAAGGTAAGCATTCCTGGTTCGAACCGCCATCGAACTAAGACTGCTTACCCTTTTTTATAAACATTCCATAATTAGCCAAATTTTGCATCGTAATACATTACTAATTACCCAGACGGAATCAATCGAATCTGGTACCTTCCTCACT
Proteins encoded in this window:
- a CDS encoding DUF1638 domain-containing protein, which gives rise to MHVDLKKLKTAVLQALDTVAADRIILLYGSKCHPEFDEFLQNYPVIRFEPANCIELILGEHSQDSRTFCLTSGWMLKWREIFDTGWGVDEVAMRQSFACYDRILFTDTGVSEITDEQLLDFFEHTRIPIEVEQGGLAAFKAAITTAIRQAILTGKQGQV